The stretch of DNA AAAAATATATCTTTTTTAGAGGCTCCATAAGTTACTAAAAGTTCTTCCATTTCTCTTTTAGTTGACTTGAAACCATCATAAACATTAACTGTGATTGGGAAAAATGTAATTAATACTGTAACTACAACCTTGCTTGAAATTCCATATCCAAACCATAATACAAATAATGGAGCTAAAGCTGTAATTGGTATAGTTTGAGTAACTACAACTAAGGGATATAAAGCTCTTTCTATAGCTTCATTTAAATCCATAATTATAGCTAGTCCAACACCTAATATTATTGCAATAGCTAAACCTATTATTGTGACTGTAACTGTTGCTTTTAAATGTACTGTAAAAAGAACATCTCTAAGTTTCCAAATTTCCTCTACTATTTTTGTTGGGGACGGTAATATATACATGGCATTTATGTGTCTAGCTACACCTTCCCATAATAGTAATAATATTGCTGCTATTATTATTGATGGTGCATATTTTTTCATATTTTCACCTTCTTCCTTAATTCGTTAGTGTAAAGTTTTTTACACTACTTTTCTTTTTAAATCTTTATATATCAAGGTTTCGCCAGTTTTTTTGTATAAAAAAATAACGACCCCCTAATTTCATGTTAAAATTGAATCTCTAACCAAACAAAATCACACATGAAAGGATGTCGTTATTATGGATTCAATTATAACTTATTTAATTACTTATAATCAATATTTAATTGCCATTATCGGTCAATTACTTTTATTCATCTCAAAACATATTCCACTTAACCAGATGATATTTGATGATTCTAATAGTCCAGAATACCAAAAATTCAAAGTAGATAAGCTACCCACAATTATTAGATTTGAAAAGGTAGACTATATATTACTTTTAGCTTATTACAAACATAAATATAACAAGACCGTAAAACCCGTCCAAAGACGGAACGGGAAGTCTATCCCTAAAAAAACTAAATGTCCTAAGTGTGGTGCACCACATGAATATATATACGATAACAATGGCAGTAAAGGACAGTTTCAATGTAAAGTTTGTGGTCTTACATTTAAAGAAACTAATCACACAACTAAACCAATAGTATTTATATGTCCTTATTGCGGTGCTACGCTTACGGAACAAAAGCAACGCAAGCACTTTAAAATACATAAATGCAATAATTCTAAATGCTTATACTATCAAAGAAATCTTAAGAATCTTCCAAAGAATATTGATCCTTGTGATAAATACAAGTATAAGCTTCATTACATATATCGTGAATTTAATATTAACTTCTTTAAAATGGATCTATATCCAATATCAAAACATGCTACCGGATTTAGTTTTAAGAAGTTTAGCCCGCATATAATGGGACTATGCTTGACTTATCACGTTAATTGTAAAATGTCTACAAGACAAACAGCTCATGTTTTAAAAGAAGTTCATGGAATAAAAATTTCACATAGAACTGTTGCTAATTATGCTCTAACAGCAGCTGCTGTTATTAAGCCGTTTGTTGATACCTTTGATTACAAACCCTCTAAAATACTTTCTGCCGATGAAACTTATATAAAAGTAAAAGGCATTAAGCATTATGTCTGGATTGTAATGGATGCTTGTAAAAGGTCTATTCTAGGTTATCAAGTATCTGATACAAGAGATACTGGCCCTTGTATACTAGCAATGCGTATGGCTTTTGATAAGTTTAAAGACTTCCCTGGAAAAGCTTTAAACTTCGTTGCCGATGGTTACAGTTCATATCCGTTAGCGAAGCAACAATTTGAATTAGAAAAAAATAAAGAATTTAATCTAACTCAAGTTATCGGACTTACTAACGATGATCCAGTATCTGAAGAATTTCGTTGGGTTAAGCAAGTTGTAGAGCGTTTAAACCGTACCTTTAAATCTTCCTACAGGGGTACCTGTGGTTATGGAAGTGATGAAGGTGCTCTTTATGGCTTCTCCCTTTGGGTTGCTTATTACAACTTCTTACGCCCGCATCCTTACAATTACTGGCGTCCTTTAAACGAATTAAAGCAACTAGATGGTATTGACAATATGTCTGCAAAGTGGCAAATTCTTATCAGTCTCGGTCAACAAACCATATTACATATGCAAGAATCACAAACTTCTTGATAAATCATAAAATCAAATATTGATTAAGTTTTTGCCTCCGTTACCGAAGGTCTTTTTAGCATATTCAATTTTAAAATTTTCTTAGATATTATAAAGATATTTTTAACTATTATTCCAAATTAGCCATAAGCTATTTTTTCATACGAAACTTTACACTATCCTTAATTCATCTATAAGACTATCTTTTAACGTTAAAAGTTCTTCTGTTTCTAACATCCTCCTATTTCTAGGATATTTAAGGGGAATTTCTATTTCTTTTAACTCTGTTATAGGATTTTTATTAACAACAAATATCTTATTAGATAAAAACATAGCTTCTTCTACGTCATGAGTTATAAATAGAATAGTTTTATTGTATTTACTCCATTGATCTAATAACCATTCCTGAAGTGCTAGCCTTGTTATAGCATCTAAAGCACTAAAAGGTTCATCTAAAAGTAATACCTCTGAACCTGTCAACAAAGTTCTTATAAATGAAATTCTCTGTTTCATTCCTCCTGATAAATCCTTTGGATACTTGTCCTTATATTCATAAAGAGAAAATCTACCTAATAACTCTTCAGCTTGTTTCTTAGCCTCATTCTTAGAAACACCTTGTATCTCTAATGGTAAGCAAGTATTTTCTAAAATTGTCCTCCAAGGAAGAAGTAAATCCTTCTGGGGCATATACCCTATAGGAGCTTTTAATTCTCTTATATCTTTATCTCCAATATAAATAGTTCCACTAGATTGTTTCTCTAATGATGCTATTAGTCTAAAAATAGTACTTTTACCACATCCGCTAGCCCCTATAATACTTACAAAATCACCCTTATTTATGTTGAATGATAACTTGCTTATTATATTTTCATTGCTATTTTGATAGTTAAAAGTTATTTCATCAAAGTTTAGCATAGTAATTTATCTCTCCTTACTATTTAATTTAAAAATAAAAAAACCACTTTCTAATGAAAGTGGTTTATTATATCCTATGAAAAATTTTTATAATTATAATAATTTTAAATAAAGTATAAACTTGTAACACCACTTCCCTACGCTAGCATTAACTAGATCAGGTTATAAGGGTAATTCTCAGCTTTCGCACCCCTAGTAGCATATTATTCGCTTTTTTCGATTACTATTATAACACAAATATTCTAAAAATATCATATTTTTAATTTATACTATAAAATTTATATAGATTATGGTCTCATTCCTGATCCACCTTGAACTGATATAGTTTCTCCTGTAATATAGCTTGAATCATCACTTGCTAAAAATACACACACTCTTCCTATATCTTCAGTTGCATCTCCAAATCTTCCTAATGGAATGCTTTTAATATTTTCAGCATACATTTCTGGATATTGTTGCTTCCACTTCTCTAGTCCTGGAGTCATTGCTAATGGACATACTACATTTACATTTATTCCATGTTCTCCCCACTCTGTTGCTGCAACTCTAGATAATCCTCTAATACCTTCTTTTGCAGCTGCATATGAAGCTTGACCTGGTCTTCCTGATATTCCTGCTCCTGATGCAAAATTTATTACTTTTCCAATAGATTTCTTTAAATAAGGAAAAGAATATTTCATATAATTAAAGGTTGCATATAAACCTGAATTAATAGCTAGATCAAAATCTTCTTTGCTATGATCTACTAATAATACTCCTGACTTTGAAACTTGAGCATTATTAACTAATATATCTAATTGTCCATAATTTTTTATAGTTTCTTCTATAACATTTTTTACAGCATCTTCATTTGCACCATCTGCAACTACAGGTAAAACCTTTATTCCATACTCTTTTTCTAAATCTATTTTTGCCTTTTCTAAAGTAGATAAAGTTCTTCCTGTTATAACTAAATTTGCTCCTTCTCTAGCAAAAGCTGAAGCTACACCATATCCTATTCCTTTACCACCACCAGTTACAATAGCTACTTTATTTTCTAATTTACTCATTATTATTTCCTCCTTTAATTATTTATAAATATCTCTTATAGAAAATTGGCCAATTAGTACATCTTCACTATTTTTCACTAAAGCTTTACCTAGCTTATTTTCAAAAAGGGTTCTCATTGCTTCCATTAAAGAATCCTCCTCTTTTAGTATTGGTAATTTTTTATTTTTATATAATTTTTCATAATATAATTTTTTATCATTATTCAAAGGTTGTACCACTTCTGATACCTTAGTTAGACTTAAATAAGATGAAAAATTCTTTACCCCAAATAGTTCTTTAACAAATTCATTATCAACATTAAACACCATATCTTTAGCTGTACCTTGAAGAATTATCTTCCCTTTGTCCAAAATAACTACCTTAGTTCCAAGGCTTAAAGCTTCCTCTATGTCATGAGTTACAAATATTATAGTTTTCTTCAATTCACGATGAATTTTTTTAATCTCTTCCTGTAGACTTTTTCTTGTTATTTCATCTACAGCTCCAAAAGGCTCATCCATAAGAATAATATCTGGATTAGAAGCAAGAGCTCTAGCTACACCAATTCTTTGTTTTTGCCCTCCACTTAATTCTCTTGGATATTTTTTTAGATACTCTTCATCAATTCCTACTATATTAATTAACTCTCGAACTCTTTTATCTACTTCTTCTTTAGGTATCTTTTTCATATTTAATACATACCCTATATTATCTTCTATTGTCATATGTGGAAAAAGCCCTGCTTGTTGAATTACATAACCTATATTTCTTCTAAGTTCTATAATATCCCAATTATTTATTTCCTTTCCTTCAATGACTACATTCCCTTTATCAGCTTTTATAATTCCATTAATTAATTTAAGTAAAGTAGTCTTACCACAGCCTGATTTTCCTAATAAAGTAACAAACTCCCCACTATTTATAGTAAAATTCAAATTATCTATTACTATATTTCCTTTTTCATATGACTTCTCTATATTTTCAAACCTTATAACTTCCATATAAACGCCACCTTTAACTATAATAATCCTTTCTTCTTTAAAAATTCTCTAGCTACATCTTTAGGCTCCTTACCTTCCTTATCTACTTCATAATTTAAATCAATCATCTCTTCATTACTTATTTGATTATCTAGCTTTCTAAGGATACCCTCTAATTCTGGATACATATCTAAAGCTTCTTGTCTAATTAATGTGGCACCGTAATATGATGGAAAAAAGGCTCTATCGTCCTCTACTATTTTAAGATCATATTCTTTTAATAACGCATCAGTTGAAAATGCATTTATAACATCAACCTTATCATTATTTATAGCTTCATATTTTAAACCTATATCAATATCTTTTTTATCTTTAAATTTAAACCCATAAACTTTTTCTAATCCCTTATATCCATCTTCCCTCTCATAAAAATCATATTCACAACCTATACTTAATTTATCACTTACTTTGGCTAAATCAGAAAAACTATTTATTCCAAATTCCTCTGCTAAATCTTTTTTTAATGCAAGGGTAAATGTATTATTAAAGCCATAAGTTCCAAGCCAATTTATATTGTATTCTTTCATATAATCATCTCTAACAGCTTCATATAATTCATCTTTATCCTCAATTATAGATTTTTTTAAAACAAATAACCTTGCTGTCCCTGTATATTCTGGATAAATATCTATTTCTCCATTAATCATTGCAGGATGAATATTAGATGTTCCCCCTCCTATACCGAATTTTCTCTCTACAGTAATATCCGTATTTCCTTCTATTAATTGACATATCATTTCACCTAAAATATATCCTTCTGTTTGTGGCTTACATGCAACAACAACCTTGCCTTTCTTAGCTGTAAATCCTAATATTCCAATTGTTAAACATATAAAAACTAATATAGAACTTCCAATGAGTAACTTCTTTTTGCTAAACTTATTATTATCCCTAATACCATTTACTCTATTACTAACCTTAATATCTAATTTCCCAATAAAAAAATCTGATAATACAGAAAGTAGTGCAACAAGCAAACTACCAGCTATAGTCATAGCTGGATTATTAGTAGTAATTCCTCTCCATATGGCAACACCTAACCCTCCTGCTCCTATAAATGAAGCTATTCCACCAAGAGCTATAGTCATTACTACCATAGTCCTAAAGCCTGTAATAATTACTGGAAGTGCTAATGGAATTTGAACCTTCCATAATAATTGACTTTTTGTACTTCCCATCGCAATTGCTGACTCTACTATTTGTGAATCTACTTCATTAATACCTGAATAAGTGTTTT from Clostridium chauvoei encodes:
- a CDS encoding ABC transporter permease; its protein translation is MKKYAPSIIIAAILLLLWEGVARHINAMYILPSPTKIVEEIWKLRDVLFTVHLKATVTVTIIGLAIAIILGVGLAIIMDLNEAIERALYPLVVVTQTIPITALAPLFVLWFGYGISSKVVVTVLITFFPITVNVYDGFKSTKREMEELLVTYGASKKDIFLKLKIPTAMPHFFSALKMAVPISLIGAAIGEWLGAQAGLGYFSKRMMTQLNGAGVFAPIVILSLLAIILVAIVNILEKKIIKWRSEL
- a CDS encoding DDE-type integrase/transposase/recombinase encodes the protein MDSIITYLITYNQYLIAIIGQLLLFISKHIPLNQMIFDDSNSPEYQKFKVDKLPTIIRFEKVDYILLLAYYKHKYNKTVKPVQRRNGKSIPKKTKCPKCGAPHEYIYDNNGSKGQFQCKVCGLTFKETNHTTKPIVFICPYCGATLTEQKQRKHFKIHKCNNSKCLYYQRNLKNLPKNIDPCDKYKYKLHYIYREFNINFFKMDLYPISKHATGFSFKKFSPHIMGLCLTYHVNCKMSTRQTAHVLKEVHGIKISHRTVANYALTAAAVIKPFVDTFDYKPSKILSADETYIKVKGIKHYVWIVMDACKRSILGYQVSDTRDTGPCILAMRMAFDKFKDFPGKALNFVADGYSSYPLAKQQFELEKNKEFNLTQVIGLTNDDPVSEEFRWVKQVVERLNRTFKSSYRGTCGYGSDEGALYGFSLWVAYYNFLRPHPYNYWRPLNELKQLDGIDNMSAKWQILISLGQQTILHMQESQTS
- a CDS encoding ABC transporter ATP-binding protein, whose translation is MLNFDEITFNYQNSNENIISKLSFNINKGDFVSIIGASGCGKSTIFRLIASLEKQSSGTIYIGDKDIRELKAPIGYMPQKDLLLPWRTILENTCLPLEIQGVSKNEAKKQAEELLGRFSLYEYKDKYPKDLSGGMKQRISFIRTLLTGSEVLLLDEPFSALDAITRLALQEWLLDQWSKYNKTILFITHDVEEAMFLSNKIFVVNKNPITELKEIEIPLKYPRNRRMLETEELLTLKDSLIDELRIV
- a CDS encoding SDR family NAD(P)-dependent oxidoreductase — encoded protein: MSKLENKVAIVTGGGKGIGYGVASAFAREGANLVITGRTLSTLEKAKIDLEKEYGIKVLPVVADGANEDAVKNVIEETIKNYGQLDILVNNAQVSKSGVLLVDHSKEDFDLAINSGLYATFNYMKYSFPYLKKSIGKVINFASGAGISGRPGQASYAAAKEGIRGLSRVAATEWGEHGINVNVVCPLAMTPGLEKWKQQYPEMYAENIKSIPLGRFGDATEDIGRVCVFLASDDSSYITGETISVQGGSGMRP
- a CDS encoding ABC transporter ATP-binding protein; its protein translation is MEVIRFENIEKSYEKGNIVIDNLNFTINSGEFVTLLGKSGCGKTTLLKLINGIIKADKGNVVIEGKEINNWDIIELRRNIGYVIQQAGLFPHMTIEDNIGYVLNMKKIPKEEVDKRVRELINIVGIDEEYLKKYPRELSGGQKQRIGVARALASNPDIILMDEPFGAVDEITRKSLQEEIKKIHRELKKTIIFVTHDIEEALSLGTKVVILDKGKIILQGTAKDMVFNVDNEFVKELFGVKNFSSYLSLTKVSEVVQPLNNDKKLYYEKLYKNKKLPILKEEDSLMEAMRTLFENKLGKALVKNSEDVLIGQFSIRDIYK
- a CDS encoding ABC transporter permease/substrate-binding protein gives rise to the protein MNIIFEVFNLYKERFDFFLELLVQHIVLSFIAILIITVIGMAIGIYITRNKKLADFVLGTVNFLYTIPSIALFGFLVAISGIGNVTALIALVIYGLMPIIKNTYSGINEVDSQIVESAIAMGSTKSQLLWKVQIPLALPVIITGFRTMVVMTIALGGIASFIGAGGLGVAIWRGITTNNPAMTIAGSLLVALLSVLSDFFIGKLDIKVSNRVNGIRDNNKFSKKKLLIGSSILVFICLTIGILGFTAKKGKVVVACKPQTEGYILGEMICQLIEGNTDITVERKFGIGGGTSNIHPAMINGEIDIYPEYTGTARLFVLKKSIIEDKDELYEAVRDDYMKEYNINWLGTYGFNNTFTLALKKDLAEEFGINSFSDLAKVSDKLSIGCEYDFYEREDGYKGLEKVYGFKFKDKKDIDIGLKYEAINNDKVDVINAFSTDALLKEYDLKIVEDDRAFFPSYYGATLIRQEALDMYPELEGILRKLDNQISNEEMIDLNYEVDKEGKEPKDVAREFLKKKGLL